A genomic region of Bactrocera dorsalis isolate Fly_Bdor chromosome 3, ASM2337382v1, whole genome shotgun sequence contains the following coding sequences:
- the LOC105230129 gene encoding ADP-ribosylation factor 6, whose protein sequence is MGKLLSKIFGNKEMRILMLGLDAAGKTTILYKLKLGQSVTTIPTVGFNVETVTYKNVKFNVWDVGGQDKIRPLWRHYYTGTQGLIFVVDCADRDRIDEARTELHRIINDREMRDAIILIFANKQDLADAMKPHEIQEKLGLTRIRDRNWYVQPSCATTGDGLYEGLTWLTSNHKL, encoded by the exons ATGGGAAAACtactttctaaaatttttggcaacaaGGAAATGCGGATTCTGATGCTTGGTCTAGATGCGGCGGGGAAAACAA CAATTCTTTATAAGCTGAAGTTGGGGCAATCCGTTACGACGATTCCAACAGTAGGATTTAACGTTGAGACTGTAACctacaaaaatgttaaattcaatGTTTGGGATGTGGGTGGCCAGGATAAAATTCGACCTCTTTGGCGACATTACTATAcag GTACACAGGGGTTGATATTTGTTGTTGATTGCGCTGATCGGGATCGGATAGATGAAGCACGAACGGAACTTCATAGAATAATTAATGATAGAGAAATGAGAGACGCCATTATTCTGATATTTGCAAATAAGCAGGATCTAGCAGACG cAATGAAACCACATGAAATTCAGGAGAAACTAGGCTTAACTAGAATAAGGGATCGGAATTGGTATGTTCAACCATCGTGTGCAACCACAGGAGATGGGCTTTATGAAGGTTTAACATGGCTTACTTCCAAtcataaattatga